One Triticum dicoccoides isolate Atlit2015 ecotype Zavitan chromosome 5B, WEW_v2.0, whole genome shotgun sequence genomic window carries:
- the LOC119311664 gene encoding protein AMEIOTIC 1 homolog isoform X2, translated as MEAEAVRTTPPCAAHTQDSPMRPQVPRFYYKKRSAVHNRTGKDDDSSPKIQPPSSPVSRQSLSTSAIPTYHAGGFYEIDHDMLPPESPIYLKSIRVVKVSEHTSHDITVSFPSLLALRSFFSNFRAPSAGPELDERFVMSSNHAARILRRRVAEQELEGEMHQDSFWLVNPCVFDFSASSGPATEQDALSSPEAPPAPPKAPAVTSCLLATLKCDGAGWGVRRRVRYIGRHREVAKEASIGGYETEASVKELQRPAQEDDRRSSIRAKRKREEAEGSKDKPGNPAKKKKSKPYKSPKKQKRRHVESRDGDPRRGKDRWSAERYAAAERSLLEIMRSSGATLGAPVMRQALREQARKRIGDTGLLDHLLKHMAGRVPDGSTDRFRRRHNADGAMEYWLEPAELAEVRRQAGVADPYWVPPPGWKPGDDVSPAAGDLLIKRQTEELAEELNDVKRNMEQLSSNMVELGKEAKSEAERAYSSWKEKYQKVVKANEKLEKQVSSLKDTYENVVQKHSKLKKEVRSLKDKYDFVVEKNDKLEEQMASLSSSFMSLKEQFLLAEKLKSTGIEEVAVVGQNEGRRALDFGGGEQSQSQSQSQSQSRQRSDVTAVQAQAGEKRTARKSSFRICKPQGTFLWPSSSGTDMSGSGGGSSGISIDHHHQQLPRRVEVVMAEEAMLGAGDYFSTPPSASSTTNAGKLLALPSPRSPLQPQPLFTAGFTVPALHPFAGLTLRHMDSPSSPCGASLLQQGGRRMAMPNLEAGGMSTVVGTDLALATPSYC; from the exons ATGGAGGCGGAGGCGGTGAGGACCACTCCTCCGTGCGCGGCTCACACGCAGGACTCCCCCATG AGGCCACAGGTGCCCAGGTTCTACTACAAGAAGAGGTCTGCAGTCCACAACAGAACTGGCAAGGATGATGATAGCAGCCCCAAGATCCAACCGCCCAGCTCGCCCGTCAGCAGACAGAGCCTGTCAACCTCTGCCATCCCCACCTATCATGCTG GAGGGTTCTACGAGATCGACCACGACATGCTGCCCCCCGAATCTCCAATCTATCTCAAGTCCATACGCGTGGTTAAG GTGAGCGAGCACACGAGCCACGACATCACTGTGAGCTTCCCGTCCCTCCTGGCGCTGCGGAGCTTCTTCTCCAATTTCCGGGCGCCCAGCGCCGGGCCAGAGCTCGACGAGCGCTTCGTCATGAGCAGCAACCACGCCGCGCGCATCCTGCGCCGCCGGGTGGCCGAGCAGGAGCTCGAGGGCGAGATGCACCAGGACAGCTTCTGGCTTGTCAACCCCTGCGTCTTCGACTTCAGCGCGTCGTCTGGCCCAGCAACGGAACAGGACGCGCTGTCGTCGCCTGAAGCTCCACCGGCTCCGCCCAAGGCGCCGGCGGTCACCTCCTGCCTCCTCGCCACCCTGAAGTGCGATGGCGCCGGGTGGGGCGTGCGGCGCCGCGTCAGGTACATTGGCCGGCATCGCGAAGTTGCCAAGGAGGCCAGCATCGGCGGCTACGAAACAGAGGCCAGCGTCAAGGAGCTGCAGCGCCCGGCGCAGGAAGATGACAGGAGGAGCTCAATCAGAGCCAAGAGGAAGCGCGAGgaggcagagggaagcaaggacaaGCCCGGCAAcccggcgaagaagaagaagagcaagccaTACAAGAGCCCCAAGAAGCAGAAGAGGCGCCACGTGGAGTCTAGAGACGGCGACCCTCGGCGCGGCAAGGACCGGTGGTCGGCCGAGCGGtacgcggcggcggagaggagcctGCTCGAGATCATGCGCTCCAGCGGCGCCACCCTCGGCGCCCCGGTGATGCGGCAGGCGCTGCGGGAGCAAGCCCGCAAGCGCATCGGCGACACCGGACTCCTGGACCACCTGCTCAAGCACATGGCCGGAAGGGTGCCCGATGGCAGCACGGACCGGTTCCGGCGCCGTCACAACGCGGATGGCGCCATGGAGTACTGGCTGGAGCCAGCCGAGCTGGCGGAGGTGCGCCGGCAGGCCGGCGTGGCTGATCCGTACTGGGTGCCGCCGCCCGGGTGGAAGCCCGGTGATGACGTGTCCCCAGCTGCCGGTGATCTCCTGATTAAGAGGCAGACGGAGGAGCTCGCTgaggagctcaatgatgtcaaaag GAACATGGAGCAGCTGAGCTCTAACATGGTGGAGCTGGGCAAGGAAGCGAAATCTGAGGCTGAAAGAGCTTACAGTTCATGGAAG GAGAAGTACCAGAAGGTGGTTAAGGCAAATGAAAAGCTAGAGAAGCAGGTGTCGTCTTTGAAG GACACCTACGAGAATGTGGTTCAGAAACATAGTAAGTTAAAGAAGGAGGTGCGGTCACTGAAG GATAAGTATGATTTTGTAGTCGAAAAGAATGATAAGCTGGAGGAACAGATGGCTTCTCTCTCAAGCTCCTTCATGTCTTTAAAG GAGCAATTTCTGTTGGCAGAGAAGCTGAAGAGTACTGGAATAGAGGAGGTGGCTGTTGTGGGTCAGAACGAGGGGAGGCGGGCGCTAGATTTTGGTGGTGGTGAGCAGAGCCAGAGCCAGAGCCAGAGCCAGAGCCAGAGCAGGCAGCGTTCAGATGTTACGGCCGTCCAGGCCCAGGCCGGCGAGAAGAGGACGGCGAGGAAGAGCAGCTTCCGCATCTGCAAGCCACAGGGCACGTTCCTGTGGCCAAGCAGCAGCGGCACGGACATGAGCGGGAGCGGGGGAGGCAGCAGCGGCATCAGCAtcgaccaccaccaccagcagctcCCCCGCAGAGTTGAGGTGGTGATGGCGGAGGAGGCGATGCTGGGGGCCGGGGACTACTTCTCCACGCCGCCGTCGGCGTCGTCCACCACCAACGCCGGCAAGCTGCTGGCCCTGCCCAGCCCCAGGTCACCCCTCCAGCCACAGCCGCTCTTCACCGCAGGCTTCACCGTCCCGGCCCTGCACCCCTTCGCCGGCCTCACCTTGCGCCACATG GATTCGCCGTCGTCGCCCTGCGGTGCTAGTCTGCTGCAGCAGGGGGGGAGGAGGATGGCCATGCCCAACCTGGAGGCCGGAGGGATGAGCACCGTGGTGGGCACGGACCTGGCCCTCGCCACTCCctcctactgctga
- the LOC119311664 gene encoding protein AMEIOTIC 1 homolog isoform X1 has translation MEAEAVRTTPPCAAHTQDSPMRPQVPRFYYKKRSAVHNRTGKDDDSSPKIQPPSSPVSRQSLSTSAIPTYHAAGGFYEIDHDMLPPESPIYLKSIRVVKVSEHTSHDITVSFPSLLALRSFFSNFRAPSAGPELDERFVMSSNHAARILRRRVAEQELEGEMHQDSFWLVNPCVFDFSASSGPATEQDALSSPEAPPAPPKAPAVTSCLLATLKCDGAGWGVRRRVRYIGRHREVAKEASIGGYETEASVKELQRPAQEDDRRSSIRAKRKREEAEGSKDKPGNPAKKKKSKPYKSPKKQKRRHVESRDGDPRRGKDRWSAERYAAAERSLLEIMRSSGATLGAPVMRQALREQARKRIGDTGLLDHLLKHMAGRVPDGSTDRFRRRHNADGAMEYWLEPAELAEVRRQAGVADPYWVPPPGWKPGDDVSPAAGDLLIKRQTEELAEELNDVKRNMEQLSSNMVELGKEAKSEAERAYSSWKEKYQKVVKANEKLEKQVSSLKDTYENVVQKHSKLKKEVRSLKDKYDFVVEKNDKLEEQMASLSSSFMSLKEQFLLAEKLKSTGIEEVAVVGQNEGRRALDFGGGEQSQSQSQSQSQSRQRSDVTAVQAQAGEKRTARKSSFRICKPQGTFLWPSSSGTDMSGSGGGSSGISIDHHHQQLPRRVEVVMAEEAMLGAGDYFSTPPSASSTTNAGKLLALPSPRSPLQPQPLFTAGFTVPALHPFAGLTLRHMDSPSSPCGASLLQQGGRRMAMPNLEAGGMSTVVGTDLALATPSYC, from the exons ATGGAGGCGGAGGCGGTGAGGACCACTCCTCCGTGCGCGGCTCACACGCAGGACTCCCCCATG AGGCCACAGGTGCCCAGGTTCTACTACAAGAAGAGGTCTGCAGTCCACAACAGAACTGGCAAGGATGATGATAGCAGCCCCAAGATCCAACCGCCCAGCTCGCCCGTCAGCAGACAGAGCCTGTCAACCTCTGCCATCCCCACCTATCATGCTG CAGGAGGGTTCTACGAGATCGACCACGACATGCTGCCCCCCGAATCTCCAATCTATCTCAAGTCCATACGCGTGGTTAAG GTGAGCGAGCACACGAGCCACGACATCACTGTGAGCTTCCCGTCCCTCCTGGCGCTGCGGAGCTTCTTCTCCAATTTCCGGGCGCCCAGCGCCGGGCCAGAGCTCGACGAGCGCTTCGTCATGAGCAGCAACCACGCCGCGCGCATCCTGCGCCGCCGGGTGGCCGAGCAGGAGCTCGAGGGCGAGATGCACCAGGACAGCTTCTGGCTTGTCAACCCCTGCGTCTTCGACTTCAGCGCGTCGTCTGGCCCAGCAACGGAACAGGACGCGCTGTCGTCGCCTGAAGCTCCACCGGCTCCGCCCAAGGCGCCGGCGGTCACCTCCTGCCTCCTCGCCACCCTGAAGTGCGATGGCGCCGGGTGGGGCGTGCGGCGCCGCGTCAGGTACATTGGCCGGCATCGCGAAGTTGCCAAGGAGGCCAGCATCGGCGGCTACGAAACAGAGGCCAGCGTCAAGGAGCTGCAGCGCCCGGCGCAGGAAGATGACAGGAGGAGCTCAATCAGAGCCAAGAGGAAGCGCGAGgaggcagagggaagcaaggacaaGCCCGGCAAcccggcgaagaagaagaagagcaagccaTACAAGAGCCCCAAGAAGCAGAAGAGGCGCCACGTGGAGTCTAGAGACGGCGACCCTCGGCGCGGCAAGGACCGGTGGTCGGCCGAGCGGtacgcggcggcggagaggagcctGCTCGAGATCATGCGCTCCAGCGGCGCCACCCTCGGCGCCCCGGTGATGCGGCAGGCGCTGCGGGAGCAAGCCCGCAAGCGCATCGGCGACACCGGACTCCTGGACCACCTGCTCAAGCACATGGCCGGAAGGGTGCCCGATGGCAGCACGGACCGGTTCCGGCGCCGTCACAACGCGGATGGCGCCATGGAGTACTGGCTGGAGCCAGCCGAGCTGGCGGAGGTGCGCCGGCAGGCCGGCGTGGCTGATCCGTACTGGGTGCCGCCGCCCGGGTGGAAGCCCGGTGATGACGTGTCCCCAGCTGCCGGTGATCTCCTGATTAAGAGGCAGACGGAGGAGCTCGCTgaggagctcaatgatgtcaaaag GAACATGGAGCAGCTGAGCTCTAACATGGTGGAGCTGGGCAAGGAAGCGAAATCTGAGGCTGAAAGAGCTTACAGTTCATGGAAG GAGAAGTACCAGAAGGTGGTTAAGGCAAATGAAAAGCTAGAGAAGCAGGTGTCGTCTTTGAAG GACACCTACGAGAATGTGGTTCAGAAACATAGTAAGTTAAAGAAGGAGGTGCGGTCACTGAAG GATAAGTATGATTTTGTAGTCGAAAAGAATGATAAGCTGGAGGAACAGATGGCTTCTCTCTCAAGCTCCTTCATGTCTTTAAAG GAGCAATTTCTGTTGGCAGAGAAGCTGAAGAGTACTGGAATAGAGGAGGTGGCTGTTGTGGGTCAGAACGAGGGGAGGCGGGCGCTAGATTTTGGTGGTGGTGAGCAGAGCCAGAGCCAGAGCCAGAGCCAGAGCCAGAGCAGGCAGCGTTCAGATGTTACGGCCGTCCAGGCCCAGGCCGGCGAGAAGAGGACGGCGAGGAAGAGCAGCTTCCGCATCTGCAAGCCACAGGGCACGTTCCTGTGGCCAAGCAGCAGCGGCACGGACATGAGCGGGAGCGGGGGAGGCAGCAGCGGCATCAGCAtcgaccaccaccaccagcagctcCCCCGCAGAGTTGAGGTGGTGATGGCGGAGGAGGCGATGCTGGGGGCCGGGGACTACTTCTCCACGCCGCCGTCGGCGTCGTCCACCACCAACGCCGGCAAGCTGCTGGCCCTGCCCAGCCCCAGGTCACCCCTCCAGCCACAGCCGCTCTTCACCGCAGGCTTCACCGTCCCGGCCCTGCACCCCTTCGCCGGCCTCACCTTGCGCCACATG GATTCGCCGTCGTCGCCCTGCGGTGCTAGTCTGCTGCAGCAGGGGGGGAGGAGGATGGCCATGCCCAACCTGGAGGCCGGAGGGATGAGCACCGTGGTGGGCACGGACCTGGCCCTCGCCACTCCctcctactgctga